DNA sequence from the Trichocoleus desertorum ATA4-8-CV12 genome:
GGATTTGCCGCTCTGCACAGGCTAATTGCGTGCATTCTTGGTAGCGTACCTGTTCCGAGTGACTGTAATAGAAGCAATCTAGAAACGGCATTTTGGCTTCGTCCACTGGCACCATACCCACAAACAAGACTGGGCATAGTTGCTTAGCTTGGTCCAGTAAACCGTTCATTTCAGTTTGAAACAGCTCAAAGTCGGTAAAGTTGCGTCCGGTCGGTCGGCCTAGGCGAGCTGAATCATTTACACCAACCGAGAGCACAATTAGGTCTGGTACTCGGTTTCTTAGCTCTCCGCGATACCGAAACTCGCTTTCTAGACGTTGTGCTACCTGTTGGACTCCGTCTCCCCGCACGCCTAAGTTGTAAAGGACATGGCCAGGGCTGTCCGGAAGCATCCAACTGCGACGGAGCCGATCTACCCAGCCACCCCCGACTGGATCGCCAAATCCGTACACAATGCTGTCACCTAGGGCGACGATCTTTTGAGGGTGATGCTTGAAGACAAGCCCGCGTTGTTGCTGAGAAATAGGAGATTCAAGGGTTCGCATGCGATCGCCTGAACGCTGAATCGGACTTTATCATTCAAACAAAAACTTTGCAAATCTTGATGCACCTATAGAAGCAGACATAAAGGCAACTTTGACCGATCAAACAGCGTCTTGGAGACTCCTGATAGACTAGAGATTGCTCTCCCAAGTTAGAAATTCTATGCACAAGCGTTCTGTGTTCGATACCACCCAAATCATGCGACGGGCTGAAGATTTGATTGGTGCCGCTTCTAATCGTTATCGAATCACGGTTCAAGTTGCCAACCGGGCGAAGCGTCGTCGGTTTGAAGATTTTGACAGCATTGATGACCCCAAGATGAAACCTGTGTTGCGGGCGATCATGGAAATGTCGGATGAGCTAACTCAACCAGAAATTATCGGCGAGTGAAAAGACGAAATCGAGTTCTAAAGTTTATTGCGACTGTTCTTAGCGTGGCGGGTTTGACTGCGATCGCGGCTGTCATGACTTTGGGCAACCCTAGCTTATTCCATCCCACTCCTGCTTTCTCGCAAAGCTTGGTGAGACTGGAGGATGTTGGGCCGCAAGTCTACCAGCAGGTTCCCAACTTACCCCGTGAAAACCAGTACGTCAGTACAGAAACGGGGAAAATAGACCCTAACAACACATTAGTGCGGCGAATGATTCGCTATCACGTCTATGTGAAAGGGCGACCACCGGGATACCGCCTCGACTGGAAGCTGACCTTAGCGGATTACTTGGGTGTGAATAGCCTGATGCAGGAATCCCGGTATCCAGGGTATGACAGCCTAAAAACGAATCCTCTAGAGGGCGATCGCACTGCTATTGGTCGGCTGAATCGATCCCAACGCGATACTTTAGCCCAAGCTTTGGCTAATGCGTTTAGCCCTCGGACAGGCCAGACGACTCCTACTCAAGCGCCGCCAAGTAATCGGGTGCCATCGAGGGCGGTTCAGCCACCCGCAACAGCACCACCTCGGCTACTTCAACCCAAGCCAGGGGATGCCCGCTTGCTCTTGCCCTAAGAGTTTGGTTCAACTTAGTTTGAGGGATAGTTGAGTGACGCTTAGATCTTGGTTCACTCAGCTATCCCTATTTTTTTGTGAATGTTAAAGCGACGAGATGGAACGATTAGTCAAGAGTGGGTCTGGCTGGCGGCTGGGCTGGGACCCTAACGCCCTAGAATTTCAGGGTTTAGTGGGTGGCGAAGACTGGGCGATCGAGCTGACGGAGGCGGAATTAAACGATCTTTGCCGACTCAGTGAACAGCTGGCTGGCACGATGCAGCACATGGCAACTGAGCTAATGGATGAAGAAAAGATCAGTTGTGAGGCGGAAAGTGATCTCCTCTGGCTAGAAACAGAAGGCTATCCCCATGCCTACAGCTTGCGCTTTATTTTGCAATCTGGGCGACGGGGAGAGGGCAGTTGGCCTGCTTCAGCGGTGCCCGATCTTCTGCAAGCCCTTCAGGTACTAAAGGTTTTCTAATTTTTTGTGCTGAATTGGAGAGTTATGCTATGCTTGTAAAGCACGACGGGGCGTAGCGCAGCTTGGTAGCGCACTACTTTGGGGTAGTAGGGGTCGTGGGTTCGAATCCCGCCGCTCCGATCGTATAAGACCTGCTCATTTAATTGGGCAGGTTTTGTTGTTTTAAACAGAAATTTTTACACCGAACTGAGCGATCGCCAGCTCACAACCCCAAAGTCTGCAACTAGTGGGTTGTTTTTTGGGAGGGAGCGATCGCCTTTTGGCTATCTTCTTTGACACGAGCAATAGATAAGACTGAGGTCTTGGTAAGTTAATAGTAAAGGTGAAGCGTATCCCTTAATCTACCTGAACAGCATAATATATGAAAGATTTTTATACATTTGTTCGACTTGAGGTGGTAAATAGAAAAAGAGACACTTAAATTAGCTAAACTAACCTGATTTTCGAAAGCAAAAAATGTAGTCTTAGTTCCACTTCTGTAAATAGAGAGAATTGCATGCGTATTTCTGAAATAAAGTTAAAAAATTTTAGAAGTTTTGTTGACGCAAATATCAATTTATCCAAAGGAATCAATCTAATTATTGGACCTAATAACTCAGGAAAGTCAACACTACTAAAGTCTGTGTCGTGGGTTCAGCAGGGTTTTCAAGTATTTACTAGCGATTTGCGTATTTTTCAAGATAATGGCTTCATTGAATTACGATTTGACAATCCCAAGAAATATTTTGGCAAAAAAGCTGAGTTAAGAAAAACACTTAAAGTCTACCTATTTTTGAATGGAATAATTAAGCTGGAAAATTCTGATGTTAGTTTAGTAGGAGATCAGTCAGGCGGCGGAGTTCAAACTACGAATGCCTATACTTATGGTATTTCAAATTCTGAGCCAAAAAACTTTATATACCCTTATTTATCAAAGAGAAAAGTGACCGCTTATGGAGAGCAAGTCAATTTAGATCACATTAATCTTGTGTCAGGAAACTTTTATAACCTGTATGCAAAAATTGATCGCCTATCCAACCCTGACATACCAGCAAATAAACAATATGTTAAAGCATGCGAAGAAATAATAGGATTTCGAATAACAGCAGTAAATTCAGTAGGTGGAAAAAAGGCAGCTTATACTGTTAGCGATTTTGAGAGCATACCATTAGAAGTAATGGGAGAAGGTATTGCTAACTTAGTGGGCCTTATTGTGGATTTGTGTATTGCTGATGATAAGCTTTTTTTGATTGAGGAGCCAGAAAATGATGTTCACCCAAAGGCCCTAAAGAAACTTCTTAATCTTATTACTGAGAAGTCTGAAAATAATCAATTCATAATTACAACTCATTCAAACATTGTTGTGAAGTATTTAGGAGCACAGCCTGAAACTAAACTATTTCAAGTAAAAATGAATTTTGAAAATAGAATTCCCACCTCAAGAGTTGAAGAAGTAGGTAATTCCCGAGAAGCCCGCTCACTCATTCTTGAAGAACTAGGTTACGAGTTTTTTGATTTCGATCTGTGGTCTGCTTGGCTATTTCTTGAAGAAGCCACAGCAGAAAAAATTATTAGAGACTATTTAATCCCTTGGTTTGCTCCTAAATTACAAGGTAAGCTTAGAACATTTTCAGCTCGCTCGTTAAGCGAGGTCAAAGATAAGTTTGAGGCTTTTAATAGACTATTTGTATTTTTGCATCTTCAGCCCATCTACAAAAATTTAGTTTGGGTCATCATTGATGGAGGTAGCAAAGAGAAGGAAGTGATTGAGGATCTAAAGAATCAATATGTCTCTAGTGGATGGCAGGAAGATCACTTCTTACAATTTCAGCAACATGATTTTGAACTGTACTATCCTCAGGAATTTCAACCAAAGGTGGGCCAAGTTTTTCAATCGGACAAAAAACCTCAGCGAAGCCTTAAAAAAAATCTCTTTGATGAAGTAGAAACTTGGATTAACGAGAATCCTGAAGCAGCTAAAACTGCCTTTGTGACATCAGCAGCAGAAGTTATTTCGATTCTGAAACAAATAGAAGTTAACTTAGCTTCACCTCAGCAGTAGCTTTTGTGTGCTGTCAGCAATAGCAATGACGAGGGACAATAGGAAGACGATCGCCCTACTGAGGTGAAGAAACAACGCTCTTAGGGGTCAAGTCGCAGTCAACCTCCCTATACAAAACCTGCTCTCGACCATCTGCAAGAGCGCGAAAGCATCAAACTTCACCCGCCGCATGAACTCGGTAACGATGCAGCCCATAAGCTGCAAATGGTGAGAGTAAAATACAGTTCTACTGCCTAGAGCGATCATCACCAAAACCCGTTTCCACTGAATCGTCATGAGCCTGCCTTCATCTCCGCGCTCAGGTTCCCGGATTCCGTCAGCAAATGGCAACGAAGGGTAATAGGGGAGCGATTCGCACGGGTTCAATTTGTGCACGCCCAGTTTTATAGTCTCTTGTTTCCTCGCCATCTCGCTTTGACTTCACGGACAGCAACCGCTGCAAGGACACCCACCACAGCCACTATAGAGCCAGCAAAAAGTTGAGCGATCGGCCACATTGATGCTCCACCTCCTTGGTAGGGGACGAAATACTCGTTGTAGAGTAGCCACGCCAGCAGCC
Encoded proteins:
- a CDS encoding G-D-S-L family lipolytic protein, giving the protein MRTLESPISQQQRGLVFKHHPQKIVALGDSIVYGFGDPVGGGWVDRLRRSWMLPDSPGHVLYNLGVRGDGVQQVAQRLESEFRYRGELRNRVPDLIVLSVGVNDSARLGRPTGRNFTDFELFQTEMNGLLDQAKQLCPVLFVGMVPVDEAKMPFLDCFYYSHSEQVRYQECTQLACAERQIPYLDVFQNWIERGEDWWRSRLCDDGLHPNVAGYQSLLEDVLSWPAMAQWAGQTLTTA
- a CDS encoding DNA-directed RNA polymerase subunit omega gives rise to the protein MHKRSVFDTTQIMRRAEDLIGAASNRYRITVQVANRAKRRRFEDFDSIDDPKMKPVLRAIMEMSDELTQPEIIGE
- a CDS encoding DUF1818 family protein — encoded protein: MERLVKSGSGWRLGWDPNALEFQGLVGGEDWAIELTEAELNDLCRLSEQLAGTMQHMATELMDEEKISCEAESDLLWLETEGYPHAYSLRFILQSGRRGEGSWPASAVPDLLQALQVLKVF
- a CDS encoding AAA family ATPase, coding for MRISEIKLKNFRSFVDANINLSKGINLIIGPNNSGKSTLLKSVSWVQQGFQVFTSDLRIFQDNGFIELRFDNPKKYFGKKAELRKTLKVYLFLNGIIKLENSDVSLVGDQSGGGVQTTNAYTYGISNSEPKNFIYPYLSKRKVTAYGEQVNLDHINLVSGNFYNLYAKIDRLSNPDIPANKQYVKACEEIIGFRITAVNSVGGKKAAYTVSDFESIPLEVMGEGIANLVGLIVDLCIADDKLFLIEEPENDVHPKALKKLLNLITEKSENNQFIITTHSNIVVKYLGAQPETKLFQVKMNFENRIPTSRVEEVGNSREARSLILEELGYEFFDFDLWSAWLFLEEATAEKIIRDYLIPWFAPKLQGKLRTFSARSLSEVKDKFEAFNRLFVFLHLQPIYKNLVWVIIDGGSKEKEVIEDLKNQYVSSGWQEDHFLQFQQHDFELYYPQEFQPKVGQVFQSDKKPQRSLKKNLFDEVETWINENPEAAKTAFVTSAAEVISILKQIEVNLASPQQ